In a single window of the Candidatus Methylomirabilota bacterium genome:
- a CDS encoding stage 0 sporulation protein: MKTVRINLGETEYQDQHYDPRGVTLQPGDQVVVETKWGQGLGRVFSTFPLFPDQKITEPLPAVIRIATARDRANEERIRRLETDGRAFCSRKITEFGLPMKLVDVKASFDRSRVTFYFYADDRIDFRELVKDLAQHLHTRIEMRQIRARDVGSKLGCVGPCGRELCCKTFLKEYEPISVRMAKDQNLPLNPSKLAGMCGRLKCCLRYEHSMYEEVKRRLPKIGSPAEAPEGIGIVKTRNLLAETVVIELEDGAQITVKAADLIHVGPPLDEDGPRGGCGGGGCPSGGRGVGPEADPTHS; the protein is encoded by the coding sequence ATGAAAACGGTACGTATCAACCTGGGCGAGACCGAATATCAGGATCAACATTACGATCCACGAGGGGTCACACTGCAACCCGGTGATCAGGTGGTGGTCGAAACGAAGTGGGGGCAGGGGCTGGGCCGTGTCTTCTCCACCTTCCCGCTCTTTCCTGATCAGAAGATCACCGAGCCGCTGCCGGCCGTCATCCGCATAGCCACGGCACGGGACCGCGCCAACGAGGAACGCATCAGGCGTCTGGAAACGGATGGACGCGCGTTCTGCTCACGAAAGATCACGGAGTTCGGGTTGCCGATGAAGCTGGTCGATGTGAAGGCGAGCTTCGACCGCAGCCGGGTGACATTTTATTTCTACGCCGACGATCGGATCGACTTCCGCGAGTTGGTGAAGGACCTGGCGCAGCACCTGCATACCCGCATCGAGATGCGACAGATCCGGGCCCGGGACGTCGGCAGCAAATTAGGATGCGTCGGGCCGTGCGGCCGGGAGCTGTGCTGCAAGACCTTTTTGAAGGAGTATGAGCCGATTTCGGTCCGGATGGCCAAGGATCAGAACCTCCCCCTTAATCCGAGCAAGCTGGCGGGGATGTGCGGACGGCTCAAGTGCTGCCTTCGCTACGAGCACTCGATGTATGAGGAGGTCAAGCGGCGTCTGCCCAAGATCGGCTCCCCGGCCGAGGCGCCAGAGGGGATCGGGATTGTAAAGACACGGAACCTGCTGGCCGAAACGGTGGTCATCGAACTGGAAGACGGGGCGCAGATCACCGTCAAGGCCGCCGATCTGATTCATGTCGGCCCACCACTGGACGAGGACGGACCGAGAGGCGGTTGCGGCGGCGGAGGCTGCCCCAGCGGTGGCCGAGGGGTCGGCCCCGAGGCAGATCCTACCCACTCATGA
- the holB gene encoding DNA polymerase III subunit delta' has product MPFHDVVGQTRAIGFLQRALATGRIAHAYLFSGPAGVGNCAAALAFAQALNCEEAAQPPTPNPQPPESPHALRLTPHDACGACRSCRNIAAGQHPDVQVIEPDGAFIKIEQIRTLEADAALVPYEAPWKVFILDSAERMTEQAANALLKTLEEPAKDTVFILLTSAVAALLPTIVSRCQSVTFTPLPHGEIETVLRRQGMEPSQARLIASLSRGSIDRALSPEVASLPATRDRLLEGIGRGLGEGPAALVELAEKLAKDRDTLQQQLEILSAWLRDLMVVKASGHTRWLVNDDRGEAIAGQAKSISLNAVLDGLRAVHAAMENITRNANPRLSMEDLLLRLRELLPSTLLSVSV; this is encoded by the coding sequence ATGCCGTTTCATGATGTCGTAGGCCAGACGCGGGCTATCGGGTTCCTGCAGCGGGCGCTGGCGACCGGGCGGATCGCGCACGCCTATCTGTTCAGTGGGCCGGCCGGTGTCGGCAATTGCGCCGCCGCGCTCGCCTTCGCCCAGGCGCTGAACTGTGAAGAGGCGGCCCAACCCCCAACCCCCAACCCCCAACCCCCCGAGTCCCCTCACGCCTTACGCCTTACGCCTCACGATGCCTGCGGGGCGTGCCGGTCCTGTCGTAACATTGCCGCCGGACAGCATCCCGACGTCCAGGTGATCGAACCGGACGGCGCGTTTATCAAGATCGAGCAGATCCGGACCCTGGAGGCCGACGCCGCCCTGGTTCCATATGAGGCGCCGTGGAAGGTCTTTATTCTCGACAGCGCCGAGCGCATGACGGAGCAGGCGGCCAACGCCCTGCTCAAGACTCTGGAGGAGCCGGCCAAAGATACCGTGTTCATCTTGCTGACAAGCGCCGTCGCGGCCCTGCTTCCCACCATCGTCTCCCGGTGTCAGTCCGTCACCTTTACCCCGCTGCCGCACGGGGAGATCGAGACCGTGTTGAGGAGACAGGGGATGGAGCCGTCGCAGGCGCGGCTGATTGCCTCCTTAAGCCGTGGGAGCATCGATCGGGCCTTGAGCCCGGAGGTGGCGTCGCTCCCGGCGACGAGGGATCGGTTGCTCGAGGGGATTGGTCGAGGGCTCGGCGAAGGGCCGGCCGCCCTGGTAGAACTGGCCGAAAAGCTGGCGAAAGATCGGGACACGCTTCAACAGCAGTTGGAAATCCTGTCGGCGTGGCTGCGTGATCTGATGGTCGTGAAGGCTTCGGGACATACCAGATGGCTTGTCAACGATGACCGCGGCGAGGCCATCGCCGGACAGGCGAAGAGCATCTCCCTGAATGCCGTTCTGGACGGACTTCGCGCGGTTCATGCCGCCATGGAGAATATAACCCGCAACGCGAACCCGCGCCTGTCAATGGAGGATCTGCTGCTCCGACTGCGGGAGCTGCTTCCGTCAACCCTATTGTCGGTATCAGTATGA